In a genomic window of Pontibacter liquoris:
- a CDS encoding flippase: MINKYLSGEKKTVLQSFMSLGAIQATNYLLPLITLPYIIRVIGTDKFGTVAFAQAVLGYFAVVVEYGFGLSATRDISINRENTDRLSKTFSEVIMVKLLLAVSCFLILLLTLLFIPKFSAEAPLFIMGFSLVMGQSIVPVWFFQGMEQMKYLTYLNLGAKSVFAILTFVVIREQSDYIYLILLSSLGNILSGIVGMWIAFTKFRIRFRMPAFSHIIAQLKEGWPIFLSNFSITSYNNVNIIVLGFFTSATIVGYYSIVEKVIWVIRQLLGAFSGAIFPHVCKLTTNSHAEIKAFFKTVFVPFFILIFVGSGILFVFSDLIVLLISGESIPQASFLLKILSVVPVIVVLNNPPYQILVAYNMKKSYSTILVCGALLNGLLNLTLVPAFSAIGTTAAIIFTEVFITLGLYLVLELKHKQYSLFYAS, from the coding sequence TTGATTAATAAGTATTTATCAGGGGAGAAGAAAACGGTTCTTCAAAGCTTTATGTCGTTGGGAGCTATCCAGGCAACTAACTATTTACTCCCGCTTATTACCTTGCCTTATATAATCCGGGTTATCGGAACCGATAAATTTGGTACTGTTGCCTTTGCACAAGCTGTTTTGGGCTATTTTGCAGTGGTGGTAGAGTATGGCTTTGGCCTTTCGGCTACCCGCGATATTTCCATTAACCGGGAAAATACCGATAGGCTAAGTAAAACATTCAGTGAAGTCATCATGGTAAAGCTACTGTTGGCTGTTAGTTGCTTTTTGATACTCCTGCTAACCTTGTTATTTATACCTAAATTCAGCGCGGAAGCCCCGTTGTTTATCATGGGTTTCAGTCTCGTAATGGGTCAGTCTATTGTACCGGTCTGGTTCTTCCAGGGGATGGAGCAAATGAAGTATCTGACCTATCTCAACTTAGGTGCAAAATCTGTTTTTGCCATACTTACATTCGTGGTCATACGGGAGCAAAGTGACTATATATACCTGATCTTGCTCTCTTCGCTGGGTAACATCTTATCAGGTATTGTAGGTATGTGGATCGCATTCACTAAGTTTCGTATCCGGTTCAGAATGCCAGCCTTCAGCCACATCATAGCACAGCTTAAGGAGGGGTGGCCTATCTTTCTGTCAAACTTCTCTATTACCTCCTATAACAACGTCAACATTATTGTGCTTGGCTTCTTTACCAGTGCCACTATTGTGGGCTATTACAGCATCGTCGAGAAAGTAATCTGGGTAATCCGCCAACTGCTGGGAGCCTTTTCAGGAGCTATATTTCCGCATGTCTGTAAACTCACCACCAACTCACATGCCGAGATTAAAGCTTTTTTTAAAACAGTGTTTGTGCCTTTCTTCATCCTTATTTTTGTGGGATCAGGCATCTTGTTTGTTTTCTCAGATCTCATTGTCCTGCTCATCAGCGGGGAATCAATTCCACAGGCATCCTTTTTGCTCAAAATCTTAAGCGTTGTGCCGGTTATTGTGGTGCTCAATAACCCGCCTTATCAAATACTGGTAGCTTACAACATGAAGAAGAGTTATAGTACCATTCTGGTATGTGGCGCATTGTTAAACGGACTTCTTAATTTAACCCTTGTTCCTGCCTTTTCGGCCATTGGTACAACGGCCGCGATCATCTTCACAGAAGTATTTATTACGCTGGGGCTTTACCTGGTTCTGGAGCTAAAGCACAAACAATACTCACTTTTTTATGCCTCTTAA
- a CDS encoding glycosyltransferase family 4 protein: MKNIKVAIVHEWFVDYSGSERVVEQLLHIFPNASLFAVIDFLPENLRHHLLHKKTTTTFIQKLPFARKHYRKYLALMPLAIEQLDVSAFDLVISSSHAVAKGVLTHAGQVHVCYCHSPIRYAWDLYHQYLKETGLNKGVRGFFAKSILHYIRMWDYTTAHRVDYFIANSAYIGRRVRKVYSREAAVIYPPVDVESFTTIAEKEAFYLTASRLVPYKKIDLIVETFAHLPDKQLIVIGDGPDFKKIQAKATSNVRLMGYQSFEILKDYLQRARAFIFAAEEDFGILPVEAQACGTPVIAFGKGGACETVLNGKTGILYPTQDIVSLTDAIAKFELQAAAFNKDEIRENAERFSKENFKNDVIAFLESIKELQA, from the coding sequence ATGAAAAACATAAAAGTAGCCATTGTACATGAGTGGTTTGTAGATTATTCCGGCTCAGAACGCGTGGTAGAGCAATTGCTACATATTTTCCCTAATGCCAGTTTGTTTGCTGTCATCGATTTTCTTCCTGAGAACCTCCGACACCATCTGCTTCACAAAAAAACTACGACAACTTTCATCCAGAAGCTTCCTTTTGCAAGAAAACACTATAGAAAATACCTGGCCTTAATGCCTCTGGCCATTGAGCAACTCGACGTTTCAGCCTTTGACCTGGTAATATCGAGCAGTCATGCAGTAGCCAAAGGTGTGCTTACCCATGCCGGCCAGGTGCATGTATGCTACTGCCATTCTCCTATTCGTTATGCATGGGACCTGTACCACCAGTATCTAAAAGAGACTGGCTTAAATAAGGGCGTCAGAGGGTTCTTTGCGAAATCTATTTTGCATTATATACGCATGTGGGATTATACAACAGCTCACCGCGTGGATTACTTCATTGCCAACTCGGCCTATATCGGCCGCAGAGTCAGGAAAGTATATAGCCGCGAAGCTGCAGTGATTTACCCTCCTGTGGATGTAGAAAGCTTTACGACTATAGCTGAAAAGGAAGCATTTTATTTAACGGCGTCCAGGCTTGTGCCTTACAAAAAAATAGATCTGATCGTAGAAACGTTTGCCCACTTACCCGATAAGCAACTAATTGTGATCGGCGACGGACCTGATTTTAAAAAGATACAGGCAAAGGCAACATCCAATGTTCGCCTTATGGGCTATCAGTCTTTCGAAATACTTAAAGACTACCTGCAACGAGCGAGGGCGTTTATATTTGCTGCTGAAGAAGATTTCGGCATTCTGCCCGTAGAAGCTCAGGCCTGTGGCACCCCGGTGATCGCGTTTGGAAAAGGAGGAGCCTGCGAAACAGTGCTCAATGGGAAAACAGGTATCCTCTATCCCACGCAGGATATAGTATCCCTTACCGATGCCATTGCAAAATTTGAATTGCAGGCAGCAGCTTTTAATAAGGATGAGATCAGGGAGAATGCAGAAAGATTCAGCAAAGAAAATTTCAAAAACGACGTGATAGCTTTTTTAGAAAGTATAAAAGAACTACAGGCATAA
- a CDS encoding class I SAM-dependent methyltransferase yields the protein MNQRSDTYFSMKIDLYKNYTSTSVLHDVDEAEFTKNSALYFRKNLLPHFNPDKSIAILEIGCGYGRYTKAILEVGYTNITGIDISKEQIAYARENLGLHQVQEADALEFLQAGNKYDLIILMDVLEHLEIDYAVSLLRKVFESLQDNGRFILHVPNSLAPLRPSYYGDVTHIRPFSVDSMSQILRMGGFRKFSHYALPPMVVGVKSMVRRLLWDFVLNPGIKLFLKIANGSTSGGIFTSNLLTVAVK from the coding sequence TTGAATCAAAGATCAGATACTTATTTCAGCATGAAAATAGATTTATATAAAAACTATACTTCCACCTCGGTGCTGCACGATGTAGATGAAGCAGAATTTACAAAAAACAGCGCGCTATACTTTAGAAAGAATCTGTTGCCGCACTTTAACCCTGACAAAAGCATTGCGATCTTAGAAATAGGCTGCGGCTATGGCAGGTATACCAAAGCTATTCTGGAAGTAGGGTATACAAACATTACAGGCATTGATATAAGTAAGGAGCAGATTGCCTATGCCCGAGAAAACCTTGGCTTACATCAGGTGCAGGAAGCGGATGCGTTGGAATTTCTGCAGGCTGGTAACAAGTATGATCTTATCATTCTGATGGATGTATTGGAACATCTTGAAATAGACTATGCTGTTTCGTTATTGCGGAAAGTTTTCGAAAGCTTACAGGATAATGGCCGGTTCATACTTCATGTGCCCAATAGCCTGGCGCCTTTACGGCCTTCTTATTATGGCGATGTTACCCACATACGCCCCTTTTCGGTTGATAGCATGTCGCAGATTCTGCGTATGGGAGGTTTTCGGAAATTCAGCCATTACGCTTTGCCCCCTATGGTAGTAGGTGTAAAAAGTATGGTTCGCCGGCTGCTCTGGGATTTTGTGCTGAACCCGGGTATAAAGCTATTTCTGAAGATCGCGAATGGAAGCACCAGCGGTGGTATTTTTACCAGCAATTTGCTAACGGTAGCTGTTAAATAA